In one window of Streptomyces sp. NBC_01224 DNA:
- the purL gene encoding phosphoribosylformylglycinamidine synthase subunit PurL — MSLDTVKHAAETPDVAQPWKELGLKEDEYARIREILGRRPTGAELAMYSVMWSEHCSYKSSKVHLKQFGEKVPANDAMLVGIGENAGVVDVGQGYAVTFKVESHNHPSYIEPYQGAATGVGGIVRDILAMGARPVAVVDPLRFGAADHPDTKRVLPGVVAGIGGYGNCLGLPNIGGEVVFDACYQGNPLVNAGCIGVMKHEDIHLAKASGPGNKVILYGARTGGDGIGGVSVLASETFESTGPAKRPAVQVGDPFQEKLLIECTLEIFGEKLVAGIQDLGGAGLSCATSELASAGSGGMRVELDTVPLRDSSLSPEEILMSESQERMCAIVEPQHVERFLEICEKWDVIATVIGEVTEGSQLEIFWHGEQIVDVPPRSVAHEGPTYHRPFARPSWQDALQADDAGKLARPANGAELREQVLKLVASPNQASKSWITDQYDRFVQGNTVLAMPEDAGMVRIDEKSNLGVAMATDGNGRYAKLDPYTGAQLALAESYRNVAASGAKPLAISDCLNFGSPEDPDVMWQFAEVTRGLADGCLELGTPVTGGNVSLYNQTGETAIHPTPVVAVLGVIDDVTRRTPVAFAEEGQLLYLLGDTREEFGGSAWSEVIHGHLGGMPPKVDLGREKLLGEILISASRDGMIDAAHDLSDGGLIQAVTESCLRGGKGARLVVPDGLDAFTFLFSESAGRAVVSVPRSEELRFNDMCGARGLPATRIGVVDGEEIEIQGEFSIPLSELRTAHEETIPGLLA, encoded by the coding sequence ATGAGCCTGGATACGGTCAAGCACGCGGCCGAGACCCCGGACGTCGCGCAGCCCTGGAAGGAGCTCGGCCTCAAGGAGGACGAGTACGCCCGGATCCGGGAGATCCTGGGCCGCCGTCCCACCGGCGCCGAGCTCGCCATGTACTCCGTGATGTGGTCCGAGCACTGCTCGTACAAGAGCAGCAAGGTCCACCTCAAGCAGTTCGGCGAGAAGGTCCCCGCCAACGACGCGATGCTCGTCGGCATCGGCGAGAACGCCGGTGTGGTCGACGTCGGTCAGGGTTACGCGGTCACCTTCAAGGTCGAGTCGCACAACCACCCCTCGTACATCGAGCCCTACCAGGGCGCGGCGACCGGCGTCGGCGGCATCGTCCGCGACATCCTCGCCATGGGTGCCCGCCCCGTCGCGGTCGTCGACCCGCTGCGGTTCGGCGCGGCCGATCACCCCGACACCAAGCGCGTACTGCCGGGCGTCGTCGCCGGTATCGGCGGCTACGGCAACTGCCTGGGCCTGCCGAACATCGGCGGCGAGGTCGTCTTCGACGCCTGCTACCAGGGCAACCCGCTCGTCAACGCAGGCTGCATCGGCGTGATGAAGCACGAGGACATCCACCTGGCCAAGGCCTCCGGCCCCGGCAACAAGGTGATCCTGTACGGCGCCCGCACCGGCGGCGACGGCATCGGCGGCGTCTCGGTCCTGGCCTCGGAGACCTTCGAGTCGACCGGCCCGGCGAAGCGTCCGGCCGTCCAGGTCGGCGACCCGTTCCAGGAGAAGCTCCTCATCGAGTGCACCCTGGAGATCTTCGGCGAGAAGCTTGTCGCCGGTATCCAGGACCTCGGCGGTGCGGGCCTTTCCTGCGCCACTTCGGAGCTGGCCTCCGCAGGCTCCGGCGGTATGCGCGTCGAGCTGGACACCGTGCCGCTGCGCGACTCCTCCCTCTCGCCCGAGGAAATCCTCATGAGCGAGTCGCAGGAGCGCATGTGCGCGATCGTCGAGCCGCAGCACGTCGAGCGCTTCCTGGAGATCTGCGAGAAGTGGGACGTCATCGCCACCGTCATCGGTGAGGTGACCGAGGGCTCGCAGCTGGAGATCTTCTGGCACGGCGAGCAGATCGTGGACGTGCCGCCGAGGTCCGTCGCCCACGAGGGCCCGACGTACCACCGCCCGTTCGCCCGCCCGTCCTGGCAGGACGCGCTGCAGGCCGACGACGCGGGCAAGCTGGCCCGTCCGGCGAACGGCGCCGAGCTGCGCGAGCAGGTCCTCAAGCTGGTCGCTTCGCCGAACCAGGCGTCGAAGTCCTGGATCACGGACCAGTACGACCGGTTCGTGCAGGGCAACACCGTGCTCGCGATGCCCGAGGACGCCGGCATGGTCCGGATCGACGAGAAGTCGAACCTGGGCGTGGCCATGGCGACCGACGGCAACGGCCGGTACGCCAAGCTCGACCCGTACACCGGTGCGCAGCTGGCGCTGGCGGAGTCGTACCGCAATGTCGCCGCCTCCGGCGCCAAGCCGCTCGCGATCTCGGACTGCCTGAACTTCGGTTCGCCCGAGGACCCGGACGTCATGTGGCAGTTCGCCGAGGTCACCCGTGGTCTCGCGGACGGCTGCCTGGAGCTGGGCACCCCGGTCACCGGCGGCAACGTGTCGCTGTACAACCAGACCGGTGAGACGGCGATCCACCCGACGCCGGTCGTGGCCGTGCTCGGTGTGATCGACGATGTCACCCGGCGTACACCGGTCGCCTTCGCGGAAGAGGGGCAGCTCCTCTACCTGCTGGGCGACACGCGTGAGGAGTTCGGCGGCTCGGCCTGGTCCGAGGTCATCCACGGCCACCTGGGCGGCATGCCGCCCAAGGTCGACCTGGGCCGCGAGAAGCTGCTCGGCGAGATCCTGATCTCGGCCTCCCGCGACGGCATGATCGACGCGGCGCACGACCTCTCCGACGGCGGTCTGATCCAGGCGGTCACCGAGTCCTGCCTCCGTGGCGGGAAGGGTGCCCGGCTGGTCGTGCCGGACGGTCTGGACGCGTTCACCTTCCTCTTCTCCGAGTCGGCGGGGCGCGCGGTCGTCTCCGTTCCACGCAGCGAGGAGCTCCGCTTCAACGACATGTGCGGGGCGCGGGGTCTGCCCGCCACCCGTATCGGTGTCGTGGACGGCGAGGAGATCGAGATCCAGGGCGAGTTCAGCATTCCGCTGAGCGAGCTGCGCACGGCGCACGAGGAGACCATTCCGGGTCTGCTCGCCTGA
- a CDS encoding histone-like nucleoid-structuring protein Lsr2, producing MAQRVVVTLFDDIDGGAAAETVTFALDGKSYEIDLNPSNAKKLRKVLAPYMAAGRKQTNAGKRGKTPASYRHTSLAPDPAAVRAWARSHRMEVPARGRIPKKVYEAFREAS from the coding sequence GTGGCTCAGCGCGTAGTGGTCACGCTCTTCGACGACATCGACGGGGGAGCAGCGGCGGAAACGGTCACCTTCGCCCTGGACGGGAAGTCGTACGAGATCGACCTCAATCCGTCCAATGCAAAGAAACTGCGCAAGGTCCTGGCGCCGTACATGGCGGCCGGTCGAAAGCAGACAAATGCCGGTAAGCGCGGCAAGACCCCTGCGTCGTACCGGCACACCTCACTCGCACCCGACCCGGCGGCCGTGCGCGCCTGGGCCCGCTCCCACCGGATGGAGGTGCCGGCCCGCGGCCGGATCCCCAAGAAGGTCTACGAGGCGTTCCGCGAAGCCAGTTGA
- a CDS encoding TetR/AcrR family transcriptional regulator, translating to MTEGMSLRERKKLQTRHRLLTAATELFAERGFDKVSVAEIAEAAEVSKMTVFNYFAGKEDLVLAPMEEHIGDVARVVRDRAPGESAAAAVRRQFLAAIEARDPSVGLSDAPVVLGLRRLIQETPALLIRAHAFSMRSFDLLAEVLVEEGEEPSLARIAAAQLIATRNALISANQMRLLAGESADAVAPDAVALAERGFDLLDKGLGDFATRS from the coding sequence ATGACTGAGGGGATGAGCCTGCGCGAGCGCAAGAAGCTCCAGACGCGTCACCGTCTGCTGACCGCGGCCACCGAGCTCTTCGCCGAGCGCGGCTTCGACAAGGTCTCGGTCGCCGAGATCGCCGAGGCGGCCGAGGTGTCGAAGATGACCGTCTTCAACTACTTCGCCGGCAAGGAGGACTTGGTCCTCGCTCCCATGGAGGAGCACATCGGTGATGTCGCGCGGGTGGTGCGGGACCGGGCCCCCGGCGAGTCCGCGGCGGCCGCCGTGCGGCGTCAGTTCCTGGCCGCCATCGAGGCCCGTGACCCCTCCGTCGGGCTGAGCGACGCGCCTGTGGTGCTCGGGCTGCGCCGGCTGATCCAGGAGACCCCGGCGCTGCTCATCCGGGCCCACGCGTTCTCCATGCGCTCCTTCGACCTGCTCGCCGAAGTCCTGGTCGAGGAGGGCGAGGAGCCGTCCCTCGCCCGGATCGCGGCCGCCCAGCTGATCGCCACCCGCAACGCCCTCATCTCCGCGAATCAAATGCGGCTGCTGGCGGGGGAGTCGGCGGACGCGGTGGCGCCGGATGCCGTCGCGCTCGCCGAGCGCGGTTTCGATCTGCTCGACAAGGGACTGGGCGACTTCGCGACCAGGTCCTGA
- the purF gene encoding amidophosphoribosyltransferase, protein MPRGDGRLNHDLLPGEKGPQDACGVFGVWAPGEEVAKLTYFGLYALQHRGQESAGIAVSNGSQILVFKDMGLVSQVFDETSLGSLQGHIAVGHARYSTTGASVWENAQPTFRATAHGSIALGHNGNLVNTAQLAEMVADLPRKDGRATQVAATNDTDLVTALLAGQTDEDGKPLTIEEAAAKVLPDVKGAFSLVFMDEHTLYAARDPQGIRPLVLGRLERGWVVASESAALDICGASFVREIEPGELVAIDENGLRTSRFAEAKPKGCVFEYVYLARPDTDIAGRNVYLSRVEMGRKLAAEAPVEADLVIATPESGTPAAIGYAEASGIPFGAGLVKNAYVGRTFIQPSQTIRQLGIRLKLNPLKEVIKGKRLVVVDDSIVRGNTQRALVRMLREAGAAEIHIRISSPPVKWPCFFGIDFATRAELIANGMTVDEICTSMGADSLAYISLDAMVEATTIAKPNLCRACFDGEYPMELPDPELLGKQLLETELAAGPAATAASDALRRP, encoded by the coding sequence GTGCCCCGTGGTGATGGACGACTCAACCACGACCTGCTCCCCGGAGAGAAAGGCCCCCAGGACGCTTGTGGCGTCTTCGGTGTCTGGGCTCCGGGTGAAGAGGTCGCCAAGCTCACCTATTTCGGACTGTATGCCCTGCAGCACCGTGGACAGGAGTCCGCGGGCATCGCAGTGAGCAACGGGTCCCAGATCCTGGTCTTCAAGGACATGGGACTGGTCTCGCAGGTCTTCGACGAAACGTCTCTGGGATCTCTCCAGGGCCATATCGCGGTCGGCCATGCCCGCTACTCCACCACCGGTGCCTCGGTGTGGGAGAACGCGCAGCCGACGTTCCGTGCGACCGCGCACGGCTCGATCGCCCTGGGTCACAACGGCAATCTGGTCAATACGGCCCAGCTCGCCGAGATGGTCGCCGACCTTCCCCGCAAGGACGGCCGCGCCACCCAGGTCGCCGCGACGAACGACACCGATCTGGTGACCGCGCTGCTCGCCGGCCAGACCGATGAGGACGGCAAGCCGCTCACCATCGAGGAGGCTGCCGCAAAGGTGCTCCCCGATGTGAAGGGCGCCTTCTCCCTCGTCTTCATGGACGAGCACACCCTCTACGCCGCCCGTGACCCGCAGGGCATCCGCCCGCTGGTCCTCGGTCGGCTGGAGCGTGGCTGGGTGGTGGCCTCCGAGTCCGCCGCCCTCGACATCTGCGGTGCCAGCTTCGTCCGCGAGATCGAGCCGGGCGAGCTCGTCGCCATCGACGAGAACGGCCTGCGCACCTCGCGCTTCGCGGAAGCGAAGCCCAAGGGATGTGTCTTCGAGTACGTCTATCTGGCCCGCCCCGACACCGACATCGCCGGGCGCAACGTCTACCTCTCCCGGGTGGAGATGGGCCGCAAGCTGGCCGCCGAGGCCCCCGTCGAGGCCGATCTGGTCATAGCGACACCGGAATCCGGCACCCCCGCCGCCATCGGTTACGCGGAGGCCAGCGGCATCCCGTTCGGCGCCGGCCTGGTGAAGAACGCCTACGTCGGCCGGACCTTCATCCAGCCGTCCCAGACCATTCGCCAGCTGGGTATCCGCCTCAAGCTGAACCCGCTCAAGGAAGTCATCAAGGGCAAGCGCCTCGTGGTCGTCGACGACTCGATCGTCCGCGGCAACACCCAGCGCGCACTGGTCCGGATGCTCCGCGAGGCCGGCGCCGCCGAGATCCACATCCGGATCTCGTCCCCGCCGGTGAAGTGGCCCTGCTTCTTCGGCATCGACTTCGCGACCCGCGCCGAGCTGATCGCCAACGGCATGACGGTCGACGAGATCTGTACGTCGATGGGTGCCGACTCGCTCGCGTACATCTCGCTCGACGCGATGGTCGAGGCGACGACGATCGCCAAGCCGAACCTGTGCCGCGCCTGCTTCGACGGTGAGTACCCGATGGAGCTGCCGGACCCGGAGCTGCTCGGCAAGCAGCTGCTGGAGACCGAGCTGGCGGCAGGCCCTGCGGCAACCGCCGCGTCCGACGCACTGCGTCGTCCGTGA
- a CDS encoding sensor histidine kinase: MRVRWRTGSWRGRSGFDKVDLYTRGTLYGLVWIAVLIQILMSVTRPVRGAAPAALIALAILLVIAQGVCGTVLTARGLEKYLGRGTLDRRLVTVGAVSLVANMAAVLALARCTGMREFPEPGFVLSACVVPFTCAFVLIVPKWVSMLQQAAVSAGVCAVVGLLGGSGALMTSALFATAFGSGMMSVTTRMSAWSLGVMWKLREAQDVETRLAVAEERLRFGRDMHDVLGRNLAVIALKSELAVELAQRGKPAAVDQMVEVMRIARASQQEVRDVVRGYREADLSTELMGAQSVLQAAGIECAVEGHEGGPLPAPVQSALGWVVREAATNVLRHGDPRHCTIRLRASADAVVLDMENDGAPQATVGPGGSGLAGLRERLHALDGSLDAGPAGNGLFRLTATIPLPRTAPDPTPALQEERR, encoded by the coding sequence GTGCGCGTGCGGTGGCGAACGGGGAGCTGGCGCGGCCGCAGCGGGTTCGACAAGGTCGACCTGTATACACGCGGCACGCTGTACGGGCTGGTGTGGATCGCGGTGCTGATCCAGATCCTGATGTCGGTGACCCGGCCCGTGCGCGGTGCGGCGCCCGCTGCGCTGATCGCCCTGGCGATCCTGCTCGTCATCGCGCAGGGGGTCTGCGGGACGGTGCTGACCGCCAGGGGGCTGGAGAAGTATCTGGGCCGGGGGACCTTGGACCGGCGGCTGGTCACTGTCGGAGCCGTGTCGCTGGTGGCGAACATGGCGGCGGTGCTGGCCCTCGCCCGGTGCACGGGCATGCGTGAGTTCCCGGAGCCGGGATTTGTGCTCAGCGCATGCGTGGTGCCGTTCACCTGCGCTTTCGTGCTCATCGTGCCGAAGTGGGTGTCCATGCTGCAGCAGGCCGCCGTCTCGGCCGGGGTGTGCGCCGTCGTGGGGCTGCTCGGCGGCAGCGGTGCGCTGATGACGTCCGCACTTTTCGCCACGGCGTTCGGCAGCGGGATGATGTCCGTCACCACGCGGATGTCCGCCTGGTCGCTGGGCGTGATGTGGAAACTCCGCGAGGCGCAGGACGTGGAGACGCGGCTGGCGGTCGCCGAGGAACGGCTGCGGTTCGGCCGGGACATGCACGACGTCCTGGGCCGGAATCTGGCCGTGATCGCGCTGAAGAGCGAGCTGGCGGTGGAACTCGCCCAGCGCGGCAAGCCGGCGGCCGTGGACCAGATGGTCGAGGTGATGCGCATCGCCCGCGCCTCCCAGCAGGAGGTGCGCGATGTCGTACGCGGATACCGGGAGGCCGATCTGAGTACCGAACTCATGGGCGCGCAGAGCGTGCTGCAGGCGGCCGGGATCGAATGCGCGGTGGAGGGCCATGAGGGCGGTCCGCTGCCCGCGCCCGTGCAGTCGGCGCTCGGCTGGGTGGTGCGGGAGGCGGCGACCAATGTGCTGCGGCACGGTGATCCGCGGCACTGCACGATCCGGCTGCGCGCTTCGGCGGACGCGGTGGTGCTGGACATGGAGAACGACGGGGCGCCGCAGGCCACCGTCGGGCCGGGCGGCTCCGGGCTGGCCGGGCTGCGGGAGCGGCTCCACGCGCTCGACGGTTCGCTGGACGCAGGTCCGGCGGGGAACGGGTTGTTCCGGCTGACGGCCACGATCCCGCTGCCGCGCACGGCCCCGGACCCCACCCCGGCTCTTCAGGAGGAGCGACGATGA
- a CDS encoding ABC transporter permease codes for MTSTTMSGRLNALGRAELTLLARNRTAVFVALLVPLAMVAAMKSTLEQVDLGGTGLTVAGAALTGGIGMVLVQVVYMNLVAAYVARREDLVLKRLRTGEIADREILAGTALPSVALALAQTALVVLAGAVLFGLGAPERPDLLVAGLLLGVVLLSALAAATSAVTRTVQTAQITTLPLFLVSMMGSGLFVPLEILPDRVASVCELLPVTGVMMLVRAGWLGGADGYDLLGAGLTALAWTVLAVFAVQRWFRWEPRR; via the coding sequence ATGACGAGCACAACGATGTCCGGGCGGCTGAACGCTCTCGGGCGGGCCGAGCTCACCCTGCTCGCCCGGAACAGGACGGCGGTCTTCGTCGCGCTGCTGGTGCCCCTGGCCATGGTCGCGGCCATGAAGTCGACGCTGGAACAGGTCGATCTGGGCGGAACCGGACTGACCGTGGCCGGGGCGGCGCTCACCGGCGGCATCGGCATGGTGCTGGTGCAGGTCGTGTACATGAACCTGGTCGCCGCCTATGTGGCGCGGCGCGAGGACCTGGTCCTGAAGCGGCTGCGTACCGGTGAGATCGCCGACCGCGAGATCCTCGCCGGGACCGCGCTTCCGTCGGTCGCGCTGGCGCTGGCGCAGACGGCGCTGGTGGTCCTGGCCGGTGCGGTGCTCTTCGGTCTCGGTGCGCCCGAACGGCCCGACCTGCTCGTCGCGGGACTGCTGTTGGGTGTGGTGCTGCTGTCGGCGCTGGCCGCCGCCACGTCCGCGGTGACCCGGACCGTACAGACGGCGCAGATCACCACGCTGCCGCTGTTCCTCGTCTCGATGATGGGCTCCGGGCTCTTCGTACCGCTGGAGATCCTGCCGGACCGGGTGGCTTCCGTGTGCGAACTGCTGCCGGTGACCGGGGTGATGATGCTCGTACGGGCGGGCTGGCTCGGCGGGGCGGACGGGTACGACCTGCTCGGGGCGGGGCTGACCGCGCTGGCCTGGACGGTGCTCGCCGTGTTTGCTGTGCAGCGGTGGTTCCGCTGGGAACCTCGACGCTGA
- the purQ gene encoding phosphoribosylformylglycinamidine synthase subunit PurQ produces the protein MTARIGVVTFPGTLDDKDSLRAVRVAGAEPVSLWHRDKDLHQVDAVILAGGFSYGDYLRAGAISRFSPVMETITENARAGMPVLGICNGFQILTEAHLLPGAMLQNNHLHFICRDQKLRVENAETAWTSDYSAGQEISVPLKNMDGRYVADERVLDELEAEGRVAFRYLDVNPNGSLRDIAGITNAAGNVVGLMPHPEHAVEPLIGTGRTDGLGFFTSIIKKLVNA, from the coding sequence GTGACTGCTCGTATCGGAGTCGTCACCTTTCCCGGCACGCTCGACGACAAGGACAGCCTGAGGGCCGTACGGGTCGCGGGCGCCGAACCCGTATCGCTGTGGCACCGCGACAAGGACCTGCACCAGGTCGATGCGGTCATCCTGGCGGGCGGCTTCTCCTACGGCGACTATCTGCGGGCCGGAGCCATCTCCCGCTTCTCGCCGGTCATGGAGACGATCACCGAGAACGCGCGGGCCGGGATGCCGGTCCTCGGTATCTGCAACGGCTTCCAGATCCTGACCGAGGCGCATCTGCTGCCCGGCGCGATGCTGCAGAACAACCACCTGCACTTCATCTGCCGCGACCAGAAGCTGCGCGTCGAGAACGCGGAGACCGCCTGGACCTCGGACTACTCCGCGGGCCAGGAGATCTCCGTACCGCTCAAGAACATGGACGGGCGATACGTCGCCGACGAGCGCGTCCTCGACGAGCTGGAGGCGGAGGGCCGCGTCGCCTTCCGCTACCTGGACGTGAACCCCAACGGTTCGCTGCGCGACATCGCCGGCATCACCAACGCCGCAGGCAATGTCGTCGGTCTGATGCCGCACCCGGAGCACGCCGTCGAGCCGTTGATCGGAACCGGTCGTACCGACGGCCTCGGTTTCTTCACCTCGATCATCAAGAAGCTGGTCAACGCATGA
- the purS gene encoding phosphoribosylformylglycinamidine synthase subunit PurS: protein MARVVVDVMLKPEILDPQGQAVQRALPRLGFEGIADVRQGKRFELEVEGPVDDAALSRIHEMAETFLANTVIEDFTVKVEKAEESK from the coding sequence GTGGCACGCGTCGTAGTCGACGTCATGCTCAAGCCCGAGATCCTCGACCCGCAGGGACAGGCGGTGCAGCGTGCACTGCCCCGTCTCGGCTTCGAGGGAATCGCGGACGTACGTCAGGGAAAGCGTTTCGAGCTCGAGGTCGAGGGGCCGGTCGACGACGCCGCCCTCAGCCGTATTCACGAGATGGCCGAGACTTTCCTCGCCAACACGGTCATCGAGGACTTCACCGTGAAGGTGGAGAAGGCCGAGGAGTCGAAGTGA
- a CDS encoding maleylpyruvate isomerase family mycothiol-dependent enzyme: MPPSQKRARRYDPVRTRTAVLAQFAHVREAVRALTPEQLALPTRLGDWTVRELAVHLSMALSHVTRNPELPEPASPKPDLTLLEWPFSTAGRAGRIADDTKVLAADRPDLDALYGEVAGRFEELVSDAPEDRLLPTRAGTMRLADFLVTRTVELVVHTDDLNEAAGLGIPYDRQALAACTRLLADALAEKAPGGSVEVRVPPFAVVQCVQGPKHTRGTPPNVVETDPLTWIRLATGRTEWAQELDAAKVSASGERADLAALLPLMG, translated from the coding sequence ATGCCGCCGTCCCAGAAACGAGCCCGCCGCTACGACCCGGTCAGGACCCGCACCGCGGTCTTGGCGCAGTTCGCCCACGTCCGGGAAGCCGTCCGCGCCCTGACGCCCGAACAGCTCGCGCTGCCGACCCGGCTCGGGGACTGGACCGTGCGCGAGCTGGCCGTCCATCTGTCCATGGCGCTCTCGCACGTCACGCGCAATCCGGAGCTGCCCGAACCCGCCTCGCCCAAGCCCGATCTGACGCTCCTCGAATGGCCGTTCTCGACCGCGGGCCGGGCCGGGCGCATCGCCGACGACACCAAGGTGCTCGCCGCGGACCGTCCGGACCTGGACGCGTTGTACGGGGAGGTTGCCGGGCGGTTCGAGGAGCTGGTGTCCGACGCCCCGGAGGACCGGCTGCTGCCGACCCGGGCCGGCACGATGCGGCTGGCCGACTTCCTGGTCACCCGTACCGTCGAACTCGTCGTGCACACCGACGATCTGAACGAGGCGGCCGGCCTCGGTATCCCGTACGACCGGCAGGCGCTCGCCGCCTGCACCCGGCTGCTCGCCGACGCCCTCGCGGAGAAGGCGCCGGGTGGCTCGGTCGAGGTGCGCGTACCGCCGTTCGCCGTCGTCCAGTGCGTCCAGGGCCCCAAGCACACGCGCGGTACGCCGCCCAATGTCGTCGAGACCGATCCGCTCACCTGGATCCGGCTCGCCACCGGGCGTACGGAGTGGGCCCAGGAACTCGACGCGGCGAAGGTCAGCGCCAGCGGTGAGCGGGCCGATCTCGCCGCGCTGCTGCCCCTGATGGGGTGA
- a CDS encoding ABC transporter ATP-binding protein — translation MTSDDIPSDRAGGAVADITDEPATGSTTDPVIVSATGSVIDPVIEASGVRRRYAGGFEAVTGVSFSVARGEVFALLGTNGAGKTSTVELLEGLARPDGGTVRVLGHDPYRERAAVRPRIGVMLQEGGFPSELTVTETVRMWAGCTSGARPTGEALDLVGLTHRARVRVKQLSGGERRRLDLALALLGRPEVLFLDEPTTGLDAEGRRDTWELVRGLRDGGITVLLTTHYLEEAETLADRLAIMHRGRIVTAGTTAEVTAARPARIRFVLPEGVPAAWLPLPLRAAAEGRRVEIRTHRLQEALGELLLWARESNVTLLGLDARSASLEEAFLDIAQSASESEKAAAA, via the coding sequence ATGACCAGCGACGACATTCCCAGCGACCGTGCGGGCGGCGCCGTGGCGGACATCACAGACGAACCCGCTACCGGTTCCACGACAGATCCCGTGATCGTTTCGGCGACCGGCTCCGTGATCGATCCCGTGATCGAGGCGAGCGGTGTGCGGAGGCGCTACGCCGGCGGCTTCGAGGCCGTGACCGGTGTCTCCTTCTCTGTGGCGCGCGGCGAAGTCTTCGCTCTGCTCGGTACGAACGGCGCGGGAAAGACCTCCACCGTCGAACTGCTGGAGGGCCTGGCCCGGCCCGACGGCGGCACGGTGCGGGTGCTCGGCCACGACCCGTACCGCGAGCGCGCCGCGGTGCGGCCACGGATCGGGGTGATGCTCCAGGAGGGCGGCTTCCCGTCCGAGCTGACGGTCACCGAAACCGTACGGATGTGGGCGGGGTGCACCAGCGGCGCCCGGCCGACCGGTGAGGCGCTGGACCTGGTCGGGCTCACCCACCGGGCGCGCGTACGGGTCAAGCAGCTCTCCGGCGGCGAGCGGCGCCGCCTCGACCTCGCACTGGCCCTGCTCGGCCGGCCCGAGGTGCTGTTCCTGGACGAGCCGACCACCGGGCTCGACGCCGAGGGGCGGCGCGACACCTGGGAGTTGGTACGGGGGCTGCGCGACGGCGGGATCACCGTCCTGCTCACCACGCACTACCTGGAGGAGGCCGAGACGCTCGCCGACCGGCTGGCGATCATGCACCGGGGGCGGATCGTGACGGCGGGTACCACCGCCGAGGTGACGGCAGCCCGTCCCGCCCGCATCCGGTTCGTGCTGCCCGAAGGAGTCCCGGCGGCGTGGCTTCCGCTGCCGCTGCGGGCAGCCGCCGAGGGACGCAGGGTCGAGATCCGTACCCACCGGCTGCAGGAGGCGCTGGGTGAACTGCTGCTCTGGGCCCGGGAGTCGAATGTGACGCTGCTCGGGCTCGATGCCAGGTCGGCCTCGCTCGAAGAGGCATTTCTCGATATCGCGCAGAGCGCGTCGGAGTCGGAGAAGGCGGCTGCCGCATGA
- a CDS encoding META domain-containing protein yields MRKQGTAVGGLALLALAACGTETGAGAGSGSGSGGDAVRTDLSVTGVRWGVESVTVDGKRTAAPSGAHVEIDSKGRATGNYGCNHFTADVRIDGETITVGPGTSTSMACEKDVQRFEAAISGAFSGELTAAVAKKTLTLTAENGDSIVLTARQPAPLTGTTWTVTTLVAGTVASSLPAGAQEKAQLSFGKDGSVQGTLGCNRFRGTAAVSGSTITFGRVEGTKMMCPAPPDEAGARTARDPGRPDDVPDRSPHAVPHRGERKGTRRIGHRDRGLTQEPVGCGSRPASGAPRTPAARPAAPAPRRPGFPTPPLPRPPRSRIPGSQV; encoded by the coding sequence ATGCGGAAACAAGGTACGGCCGTCGGAGGCCTGGCCCTCCTCGCCCTGGCCGCCTGCGGTACGGAGACGGGCGCCGGGGCCGGTTCGGGGTCCGGTTCCGGTGGTGACGCCGTGCGGACCGATCTGTCCGTCACCGGTGTCCGCTGGGGTGTCGAATCGGTGACGGTCGACGGGAAGCGGACCGCCGCCCCCTCCGGCGCCCATGTCGAGATCGACTCCAAGGGCCGGGCCACCGGGAACTACGGCTGCAACCACTTCACCGCCGATGTCCGCATCGACGGCGAGACGATCACGGTCGGGCCGGGCACGAGCACCTCAATGGCCTGCGAGAAGGACGTCCAGCGGTTCGAGGCGGCCATCTCCGGCGCGTTCAGCGGCGAACTCACCGCGGCCGTGGCGAAGAAGACCCTCACCCTGACCGCGGAGAACGGCGACTCCATCGTCCTTACGGCGCGACAGCCGGCCCCGCTCACCGGCACCACCTGGACGGTCACCACCCTGGTCGCCGGCACGGTCGCCTCGTCGCTGCCCGCGGGTGCGCAGGAGAAGGCGCAACTGAGCTTCGGCAAGGACGGCTCCGTACAGGGCACCCTCGGCTGCAATCGGTTCCGCGGCACTGCGGCGGTCTCCGGTTCCACCATCACGTTCGGCCGGGTCGAAGGCACCAAGATGATGTGCCCGGCCCCCCCGGATGAAGCTGGAGCGCGAACTGCTCGCGATCCTGGACGGCCGGACGACGTACCGGATCGATCACCGCACGCTGTCCCTCACCGCGGAGAACGGAAGGGGACTCGGCGCATCGGCCACCGGGACAGGGGGCTGACTCAGGAACCCGTCGGGTGCGGCAGCAGGCCGGCGTCCGGCGCTCCCAGGACGCCCGCAGCCCGGCCGGCAGCTCCGGCTCCGCGGCGGCCGGGCTTCCCGACGCCACCTTTGCCGAGGCCCCCGAGAAGCCGCATACCGGGCTCCCAGGTGTGA